Proteins encoded by one window of Cheilinus undulatus linkage group 13, ASM1832078v1, whole genome shotgun sequence:
- the LOC121520377 gene encoding transmembrane protein 275 encodes MVITDRSTPVPKKEPQQKSRGKSRPHGLPSPALCCACGLCIMLAGLNITLVGAFAFSTLVPSANPPIIIGPILLLVAFSFFGACCVCSRLPPPHSSRRSKVGGRGSGLMGHGGLAGGAAFEIETSEHTLQDTTAVQLSPTSSPGSSRVSSPGKEAPDEALPGLCKLFTMETNGPSSVSATAVYSTSAAAEGGEVRLNLPREEVVT; translated from the coding sequence ATGGTCATCACTGACAGAAGCACCCCTGTACCTAAGAAGGAGCCACAGCAGAAGAGCAGGGGAAAGTCCCGCCCTCATGGCCTGCCCTCTCCAGCGCTCTGCTGTGCTTGCGGCCTCTGCATCATGCTGGCCGGACTCAACATCACACTGGTGGGGGCGTTTGCCTTCAGCACGCTGGTGCCTTCCGCAAACCCCCCCATCATCATTGGACCTATTTTGCTGCTTGTGGCTTTCTCCTTTTTCGGAGCATGTTGTGTGTGCAGCCGTCTCCCCCCTCCCCACAGCTCCAGGAGGTCTAAGGTGGGCGGCCGAGGCTCTGGCCTGATGGGCCACGGTGGGCTGGCAGGAGGAGCGGCGTTTGAAATAGAGACCAGTGAGCACACGCTGCAGGACACTACAGCTGTGCAGCTCAGCCCTACCTCTTCCCCTGGATCTTCGCGGGTGTCCAGTCCAGGAAAAGAGGCTCCGGATGAGGCCCTACCAGGACTCTGCAAGCTGTTCACCATGGAGACTAACGGCCCTTCTTCTGTTTCCGCCACCGCAGTCTACTCAACCTCCGCGGCAGCAGAAGGAGGGGAGGTGAGGCTCAACCTGCCACGTGAAGAGGTGGTCACCTAG